The Canis aureus isolate CA01 chromosome 24, VMU_Caureus_v.1.0, whole genome shotgun sequence genome includes a window with the following:
- the CCAR2 gene encoding cell cycle and apoptosis regulator protein 2 isoform X3: MSQFKRQRINPLPGGRNFSGAASTSLLGPPPGLLTPPVATDLSQNARHLQGGEKQRVFTGIVTSLHDYFGVVDEEVFFQLSVVKGRLPQLGEKVLVKAAYNPGQAVPWNAVKVQTLSNQPLLKSPAPPLLHVAALGQKQGILGAQPQLIFQPHRIPPLFPQKPLSLFQTSHTLHLSHLNRFPARGPHGRLDQGRSDDYDSKKRKQRAGGETWGAKKPRHDLPPYRVHLTPYTVDSPTCDFLELQRRYRSLLVPSDFLAVCLSWLSAFPLSQPFSLHPPSRIQVSSEKEPAPDAGAEPTSADSDPAYSSKVLLLSSPGLEELYRCCMLFVDDLAEPRETPEHPLKQIKFLLSRKEEEAVLVGGEWSPSLDGLDPKGDPQVLVRTAIRCAQAQTGIDLSACTKWWRFAEFQYLQPGPPRRLQTVVVYLPDVWTIMPTLEEWEALCQQKAAEAAPPAQEVSGEAEPPEQAADTSEQVADTSKQNAENPEATTQQEMDTDLPEAPPPPLEPAVMARPGCVNLSLHSIVEDRRPKERISFEVMVLAELFLEMLQRDFGYRIYKMLLSLPEKVVAPPEPEKEEAAKEEEAVKEEAAKEPKDEVQSEGTAAESDAPPKEDGLLPKPPSSGGEEEEKPRGEASEDLCEMALDPELLLLRDDGEEEFAGAKLEDSEVRSVASNQSEMEFSSLQDMPKELDPSAVLPLDCLLAFVFFDANWCGYLHRRDLERILLTLGLRLSAEQAKQLVSRVVTQNICQYRSLQYSRQEGTDAGLPEEVLFGNLDLLPPSGKNAKPGAAPTEHKGLVSHNGSLINVGNLLQRAEQQDSGRLYLENKIHTLELKLEESHNRFSATEVTNKTLAAEMQELRSRLAEAEETARTAERQKNQLQRLLQEFRRRLTPLQLEMQRMVEKADSWVEKEEPAPSN; the protein is encoded by the exons ATGTCCCAGTTTAAGCGCCAGCGGATCAACCCGCTTCCAGGGGGACGCAACTTCTCAG GCGCAGCTTCAACATCTCTTCTGGGTCCTCCTCCTGGTTTGCTCACTCCTCCTGTGGCCACAGACCTGTCCCAAAATGCCAGGCACCTTCAG ggtggggagaagcagcGGGTCTTCACTGGCATTGTTACCAGCTTGCATGACTACTTTGGGGTGGTGGATGAAGAGGTCTTTTTTCAGCTCAG TGTGGTGAAGGGCCGGCTGCCCCAGCTGGGTGAGAAGGTACTGGTGAAGGCTGCATACAACCCAGGCCAGGCAGTGCCCTGGAATGCTGTCAAGGTGCAAACGCTCTCCAACCAG CCCCTGCTGAAGTCCCCAGCACCTCCCCTTCTACATGTGGCAGCCCTGGGCCAGAAGCAAGGGATTCTGGGAGCTCAGCCCCAGCTGATCTTCCAGCCTCACCGGATTCCTCCGCTCTTTCCTCAGAAGC CTCTGAGTCTCTTCCAAACATCCCACACACTTCATCTGAGCCACCTGAACAGATTTCCTGCTCGGGGCCCTCACGGACGATTGGATCAAGGCCGAAG CGATGACTATGACTCCAAGAAACGCAAGCAGCGGGCTGGTGGAGAGACTTGGGGTGCTAAGAAACCAAGGCATGACCTGCCTCCTTACCGGGTCCATCTCACTCCCTATACTGTGGACAG CCCTACCTGTGACTTCTTAGAGCTCCAGCGCCGCTACCGCAGCCTCCTGGTGCCCTCCGATTTTCTGGCTGTGTGTCTGAGCTGGCTGTCAGCCTTCCCTCTGAGCCAGCCCTTTTCCCTCCATCCTCCAAGCCGCATCCAGGTATCTTCTGAGAAGGAGCCAGCTCCAGATGCTGGTGCTGAGCCCACCTCTGCAGACAGTGACCCCGCTTACAGTTCTAAG GTACTGCTGCTCTCTTCCCCGGGACTGGAGGAACTGTATCGTTGTTGCATGCTCTTTGTGGATGACCTGGCTGAGCCAAGGGAGACACCAGAACATCCTCTGAAGCAGATTAAA tTTTTGCTGAGCCGGAAAGAAGAAGAGGCAGTGCTGGTTGGGGGGGAGTGGTCTCCCTCTTTGGATGGCCTCGACCCCAAGGGCGACCCGCAGGTGCTAGTCCGCACTGCCATTCGCTGTGCGCAAGCCCAGACTGGCATTGACTTGAGCGCCTGCACAAAGTG GTGGCGCTTTGCTGAGTTTCAGTACCTGCAGCCGGGTCCCCCAAGACGGCTCCAGACTGTGGTGGTGTACTTGCCAGATGTCTGGACCATCATGCCTACTTTGGAAGAGTGGGAGGCCCTGTGCCAGCAGAAAGCTGCAGAGGCAGCTCCCCCAGCCCAAGAGGTGTCTGGG GAAGCAGAGCCTCCGGAGCAGGCAGCTGATACATCAGAGCAAGTAGCAGACACCTCTAAACAGAATGCGGAGAATCCGGAGGCCACCACACAGCAGGAAATGGACACTGATCTCCCCGaggcccctccaccccctctaGAACCTGCTGTCATGGCCCGCCCTGGCTGTGTAAACCTCTCCCTCCATAGCATTGTGGAGGACCGGAGGCCAAAAGAAAGGATCTCTTTTGAA GTGATGGTGTTGGCTGAGCTGTTTTTGGAGATGCTCCAGAGGGATTTTGGCTATAGGATTTATAAAATGCTGCTGAGCCTTCCTGAAAAGGTAGTGGCTCCGCCTGAACCTGAGAAGGAGGAGGCAGCCAAGGAAGAAGAAGCAGTCAAGGAAGAGGCTGCCAAGGAGCCCAAGGATGAGGTACAGAGTGAGGGCACAGCTGCCGAGTCAGACGCCCCACCG AAGGAAGATGGGCTTTTGCCCAAACCTCCGTCTTccgggggagaggaagaagaaaaaccccGGGGTGAGGCATCCGAGGACCTCTGTGAGATGGCCCTTGACCCAGAGCTGCTCCTCCTAAGGGATGACGGCGAAGAAGAGTTTG CAGGAGCCAAGCTGGAAGATTCAGAGGTGCGGTCGGTTGCCTCGAACCAATCAGAGATGGAGTTCTCCTCTCTTCAGGACATG CCCAAGGAGCTGGACCCCTCTGCCGTGCTCCCTTTGGACTGTCTTCTTGCTTTTGTCTTCTTTGACGCCAACTGGTGTGGCTACTTGCACCGGCGGGACTTGGAGAGAATCCTGCTCACCCTTGGGCTCCGGCTCAGTGCAGAGCAG GCCAAACAGCTGGTCAGCAGGGTGGTGACCCAGAACATCTGCCAGTACCGCAGCCTTCAGTACAGCCGCCAGGAGGGCACAGACGCCGGGCTTCCCGAGGAGGTGCTCTTCG GAAACCTGGACCTGCTACCTCCTTCGGGGAAAAACGCAAAACCAGGTGCTGCTCCCACGGAACACAAAGGCCTGGTGTCCCACAACGGCAGCCTCATCAACGTGGGGAACCTGTTGCAGCGTGCGGAGCAGCAGGACAGCGGACGGCTCTACCTGGAGAACAAGATTCACACACTGGAACTGAAGCTGG AGGAGAGCCATAATCGGTTCTCAGCCACGGAGGTGACGAACAAGACACTGGCGGCGGAGATGCAGGAGCTGCGCAGCCGGCTGGCCGAGGCGGAGGAGACGGCCCGGACGGCCGAGCGCCAGAAGAACCAGCTGCAACGGCTGCTCCAGGAGTTCCGGAGGCGCCTGACCCCCCTGCAGCTGGAAATGCAGCGGATGGTTGAGAAG GCTGACAGCTGGGTAGAGAAGGAGGAGCCGGCACCTAGCAACTGA
- the CCAR2 gene encoding cell cycle and apoptosis regulator protein 2 isoform X1: MSQFKRQRINPLPGGRNFSGAASTSLLGPPPGLLTPPVATDLSQNARHLQGGEKQRVFTGIVTSLHDYFGVVDEEVFFQLSVVKGRLPQLGEKVLVKAAYNPGQAVPWNAVKVQTLSNQPLLKSPAPPLLHVAALGQKQGILGAQPQLIFQPHRIPPLFPQKPLSLFQTSHTLHLSHLNRFPARGPHGRLDQGRSDDYDSKKRKQRAGGETWGAKKPRHDLPPYRVHLTPYTVDSPTCDFLELQRRYRSLLVPSDFLAVCLSWLSAFPLSQPFSLHPPSRIQVSSEKEPAPDAGAEPTSADSDPAYSSKVLLLSSPGLEELYRCCMLFVDDLAEPRETPEHPLKQIKFLLSRKEEEAVLVGGEWSPSLDGLDPKGDPQVLVRTAIRCAQAQTGIDLSACTKWWRFAEFQYLQPGPPRRLQTVVVYLPDVWTIMPTLEEWEALCQQKAAEAAPPAQEVSGEAEPPEQAADTSEQVADTSKQNAENPEATTQQEMDTDLPEAPPPPLEPAVMARPGCVNLSLHSIVEDRRPKERISFEVMVLAELFLEMLQRDFGYRIYKMLLSLPEKVVAPPEPEKEEAAKEEEAVKEEAAKEPKDEVQSEGTAAESDAPPRLQVTIRILVCFQKEDGLLPKPPSSGGEEEEKPRGEASEDLCEMALDPELLLLRDDGEEEFAGAKLEDSEVRSVASNQSEMEFSSLQDMPKELDPSAVLPLDCLLAFVFFDANWCGYLHRRDLERILLTLGLRLSAEQAKQLVSRVVTQNICQYRSLQYSRQEGTDAGLPEEVLFGNLDLLPPSGKNAKPGAAPTEHKGLVSHNGSLINVGNLLQRAEQQDSGRLYLENKIHTLELKLEESHNRFSATEVTNKTLAAEMQELRSRLAEAEETARTAERQKNQLQRLLQEFRRRLTPLQLEMQRMVEKADSWVEKEEPAPSN, translated from the exons ATGTCCCAGTTTAAGCGCCAGCGGATCAACCCGCTTCCAGGGGGACGCAACTTCTCAG GCGCAGCTTCAACATCTCTTCTGGGTCCTCCTCCTGGTTTGCTCACTCCTCCTGTGGCCACAGACCTGTCCCAAAATGCCAGGCACCTTCAG ggtggggagaagcagcGGGTCTTCACTGGCATTGTTACCAGCTTGCATGACTACTTTGGGGTGGTGGATGAAGAGGTCTTTTTTCAGCTCAG TGTGGTGAAGGGCCGGCTGCCCCAGCTGGGTGAGAAGGTACTGGTGAAGGCTGCATACAACCCAGGCCAGGCAGTGCCCTGGAATGCTGTCAAGGTGCAAACGCTCTCCAACCAG CCCCTGCTGAAGTCCCCAGCACCTCCCCTTCTACATGTGGCAGCCCTGGGCCAGAAGCAAGGGATTCTGGGAGCTCAGCCCCAGCTGATCTTCCAGCCTCACCGGATTCCTCCGCTCTTTCCTCAGAAGC CTCTGAGTCTCTTCCAAACATCCCACACACTTCATCTGAGCCACCTGAACAGATTTCCTGCTCGGGGCCCTCACGGACGATTGGATCAAGGCCGAAG CGATGACTATGACTCCAAGAAACGCAAGCAGCGGGCTGGTGGAGAGACTTGGGGTGCTAAGAAACCAAGGCATGACCTGCCTCCTTACCGGGTCCATCTCACTCCCTATACTGTGGACAG CCCTACCTGTGACTTCTTAGAGCTCCAGCGCCGCTACCGCAGCCTCCTGGTGCCCTCCGATTTTCTGGCTGTGTGTCTGAGCTGGCTGTCAGCCTTCCCTCTGAGCCAGCCCTTTTCCCTCCATCCTCCAAGCCGCATCCAGGTATCTTCTGAGAAGGAGCCAGCTCCAGATGCTGGTGCTGAGCCCACCTCTGCAGACAGTGACCCCGCTTACAGTTCTAAG GTACTGCTGCTCTCTTCCCCGGGACTGGAGGAACTGTATCGTTGTTGCATGCTCTTTGTGGATGACCTGGCTGAGCCAAGGGAGACACCAGAACATCCTCTGAAGCAGATTAAA tTTTTGCTGAGCCGGAAAGAAGAAGAGGCAGTGCTGGTTGGGGGGGAGTGGTCTCCCTCTTTGGATGGCCTCGACCCCAAGGGCGACCCGCAGGTGCTAGTCCGCACTGCCATTCGCTGTGCGCAAGCCCAGACTGGCATTGACTTGAGCGCCTGCACAAAGTG GTGGCGCTTTGCTGAGTTTCAGTACCTGCAGCCGGGTCCCCCAAGACGGCTCCAGACTGTGGTGGTGTACTTGCCAGATGTCTGGACCATCATGCCTACTTTGGAAGAGTGGGAGGCCCTGTGCCAGCAGAAAGCTGCAGAGGCAGCTCCCCCAGCCCAAGAGGTGTCTGGG GAAGCAGAGCCTCCGGAGCAGGCAGCTGATACATCAGAGCAAGTAGCAGACACCTCTAAACAGAATGCGGAGAATCCGGAGGCCACCACACAGCAGGAAATGGACACTGATCTCCCCGaggcccctccaccccctctaGAACCTGCTGTCATGGCCCGCCCTGGCTGTGTAAACCTCTCCCTCCATAGCATTGTGGAGGACCGGAGGCCAAAAGAAAGGATCTCTTTTGAA GTGATGGTGTTGGCTGAGCTGTTTTTGGAGATGCTCCAGAGGGATTTTGGCTATAGGATTTATAAAATGCTGCTGAGCCTTCCTGAAAAGGTAGTGGCTCCGCCTGAACCTGAGAAGGAGGAGGCAGCCAAGGAAGAAGAAGCAGTCAAGGAAGAGGCTGCCAAGGAGCCCAAGGATGAGGTACAGAGTGAGGGCACAGCTGCCGAGTCAGACGCCCCACCG CGGTTACAGGTGACCATTCGCATCTTGGTTTGCTTCCAGAAGGAAGATGGGCTTTTGCCCAAACCTCCGTCTTccgggggagaggaagaagaaaaaccccGGGGTGAGGCATCCGAGGACCTCTGTGAGATGGCCCTTGACCCAGAGCTGCTCCTCCTAAGGGATGACGGCGAAGAAGAGTTTG CAGGAGCCAAGCTGGAAGATTCAGAGGTGCGGTCGGTTGCCTCGAACCAATCAGAGATGGAGTTCTCCTCTCTTCAGGACATG CCCAAGGAGCTGGACCCCTCTGCCGTGCTCCCTTTGGACTGTCTTCTTGCTTTTGTCTTCTTTGACGCCAACTGGTGTGGCTACTTGCACCGGCGGGACTTGGAGAGAATCCTGCTCACCCTTGGGCTCCGGCTCAGTGCAGAGCAG GCCAAACAGCTGGTCAGCAGGGTGGTGACCCAGAACATCTGCCAGTACCGCAGCCTTCAGTACAGCCGCCAGGAGGGCACAGACGCCGGGCTTCCCGAGGAGGTGCTCTTCG GAAACCTGGACCTGCTACCTCCTTCGGGGAAAAACGCAAAACCAGGTGCTGCTCCCACGGAACACAAAGGCCTGGTGTCCCACAACGGCAGCCTCATCAACGTGGGGAACCTGTTGCAGCGTGCGGAGCAGCAGGACAGCGGACGGCTCTACCTGGAGAACAAGATTCACACACTGGAACTGAAGCTGG AGGAGAGCCATAATCGGTTCTCAGCCACGGAGGTGACGAACAAGACACTGGCGGCGGAGATGCAGGAGCTGCGCAGCCGGCTGGCCGAGGCGGAGGAGACGGCCCGGACGGCCGAGCGCCAGAAGAACCAGCTGCAACGGCTGCTCCAGGAGTTCCGGAGGCGCCTGACCCCCCTGCAGCTGGAAATGCAGCGGATGGTTGAGAAG GCTGACAGCTGGGTAGAGAAGGAGGAGCCGGCACCTAGCAACTGA
- the CCAR2 gene encoding cell cycle and apoptosis regulator protein 2 isoform X4, whose translation MSQFKRQRINPLPGGRNFSGAASTSLLGPPPGLLTPPVATDLSQNARHLQGGEKQRVFTGIVTSLHDYFGVVDEEVFFQLSVVKGRLPQLGEKVLVKAAYNPGQAVPWNAVKVQTLSNQPLLKSPAPPLLHVAALGQKQGILGAQPQLIFQPHRIPPLFPQKPLSLFQTSHTLHLSHLNRFPARGPHGRLDQGRSDDYDSKKRKQRAGGETWGAKKPRHDLPPYRVHLTPYTVDSPTCDFLELQRRYRSLLVPSDFLAVCLSWLSAFPLSQPFSLHPPSRIQVSSEKEPAPDAGAEPTSADSDPAYSSKVLLLSSPGLEELYRCCMLFVDDLAEPRETPEHPLKQIKFLLSRKEEEAVLVGGEWSPSLDGLDPKGDPQVLVRTAIRCAQAQTGIDLSACTKWWRFAEFQYLQPGPPRRLQTVVVYLPDVWTIMPTLEEWEALCQQKAAEAAPPAQEVSGEAEPPEQAADTSEQVADTSKQNAENPEATTQQEMDTDLPEAPPPPLEPAVMARPGCVNLSLHSIVEDRRPKERISFEVMVLAELFLEMLQRDFGYRIYKMLLSLPEKVVAPPEPEKEEAAKEEEAVKEEAAKEPKDEVQSEGTAAESDAPPKEDGLLPKPPSSGGEEEEKPRGEASEDLCEMALDPELLLLRDDGEEEFGAKLEDSEVRSVASNQSEMEFSSLQDMPKELDPSAVLPLDCLLAFVFFDANWCGYLHRRDLERILLTLGLRLSAEQAKQLVSRVVTQNICQYRSLQYSRQEGTDAGLPEEVLFGNLDLLPPSGKNAKPGAAPTEHKGLVSHNGSLINVGNLLQRAEQQDSGRLYLENKIHTLELKLEESHNRFSATEVTNKTLAAEMQELRSRLAEAEETARTAERQKNQLQRLLQEFRRRLTPLQLEMQRMVEKADSWVEKEEPAPSN comes from the exons ATGTCCCAGTTTAAGCGCCAGCGGATCAACCCGCTTCCAGGGGGACGCAACTTCTCAG GCGCAGCTTCAACATCTCTTCTGGGTCCTCCTCCTGGTTTGCTCACTCCTCCTGTGGCCACAGACCTGTCCCAAAATGCCAGGCACCTTCAG ggtggggagaagcagcGGGTCTTCACTGGCATTGTTACCAGCTTGCATGACTACTTTGGGGTGGTGGATGAAGAGGTCTTTTTTCAGCTCAG TGTGGTGAAGGGCCGGCTGCCCCAGCTGGGTGAGAAGGTACTGGTGAAGGCTGCATACAACCCAGGCCAGGCAGTGCCCTGGAATGCTGTCAAGGTGCAAACGCTCTCCAACCAG CCCCTGCTGAAGTCCCCAGCACCTCCCCTTCTACATGTGGCAGCCCTGGGCCAGAAGCAAGGGATTCTGGGAGCTCAGCCCCAGCTGATCTTCCAGCCTCACCGGATTCCTCCGCTCTTTCCTCAGAAGC CTCTGAGTCTCTTCCAAACATCCCACACACTTCATCTGAGCCACCTGAACAGATTTCCTGCTCGGGGCCCTCACGGACGATTGGATCAAGGCCGAAG CGATGACTATGACTCCAAGAAACGCAAGCAGCGGGCTGGTGGAGAGACTTGGGGTGCTAAGAAACCAAGGCATGACCTGCCTCCTTACCGGGTCCATCTCACTCCCTATACTGTGGACAG CCCTACCTGTGACTTCTTAGAGCTCCAGCGCCGCTACCGCAGCCTCCTGGTGCCCTCCGATTTTCTGGCTGTGTGTCTGAGCTGGCTGTCAGCCTTCCCTCTGAGCCAGCCCTTTTCCCTCCATCCTCCAAGCCGCATCCAGGTATCTTCTGAGAAGGAGCCAGCTCCAGATGCTGGTGCTGAGCCCACCTCTGCAGACAGTGACCCCGCTTACAGTTCTAAG GTACTGCTGCTCTCTTCCCCGGGACTGGAGGAACTGTATCGTTGTTGCATGCTCTTTGTGGATGACCTGGCTGAGCCAAGGGAGACACCAGAACATCCTCTGAAGCAGATTAAA tTTTTGCTGAGCCGGAAAGAAGAAGAGGCAGTGCTGGTTGGGGGGGAGTGGTCTCCCTCTTTGGATGGCCTCGACCCCAAGGGCGACCCGCAGGTGCTAGTCCGCACTGCCATTCGCTGTGCGCAAGCCCAGACTGGCATTGACTTGAGCGCCTGCACAAAGTG GTGGCGCTTTGCTGAGTTTCAGTACCTGCAGCCGGGTCCCCCAAGACGGCTCCAGACTGTGGTGGTGTACTTGCCAGATGTCTGGACCATCATGCCTACTTTGGAAGAGTGGGAGGCCCTGTGCCAGCAGAAAGCTGCAGAGGCAGCTCCCCCAGCCCAAGAGGTGTCTGGG GAAGCAGAGCCTCCGGAGCAGGCAGCTGATACATCAGAGCAAGTAGCAGACACCTCTAAACAGAATGCGGAGAATCCGGAGGCCACCACACAGCAGGAAATGGACACTGATCTCCCCGaggcccctccaccccctctaGAACCTGCTGTCATGGCCCGCCCTGGCTGTGTAAACCTCTCCCTCCATAGCATTGTGGAGGACCGGAGGCCAAAAGAAAGGATCTCTTTTGAA GTGATGGTGTTGGCTGAGCTGTTTTTGGAGATGCTCCAGAGGGATTTTGGCTATAGGATTTATAAAATGCTGCTGAGCCTTCCTGAAAAGGTAGTGGCTCCGCCTGAACCTGAGAAGGAGGAGGCAGCCAAGGAAGAAGAAGCAGTCAAGGAAGAGGCTGCCAAGGAGCCCAAGGATGAGGTACAGAGTGAGGGCACAGCTGCCGAGTCAGACGCCCCACCG AAGGAAGATGGGCTTTTGCCCAAACCTCCGTCTTccgggggagaggaagaagaaaaaccccGGGGTGAGGCATCCGAGGACCTCTGTGAGATGGCCCTTGACCCAGAGCTGCTCCTCCTAAGGGATGACGGCGAAGAAGAGTTTG GAGCCAAGCTGGAAGATTCAGAGGTGCGGTCGGTTGCCTCGAACCAATCAGAGATGGAGTTCTCCTCTCTTCAGGACATG CCCAAGGAGCTGGACCCCTCTGCCGTGCTCCCTTTGGACTGTCTTCTTGCTTTTGTCTTCTTTGACGCCAACTGGTGTGGCTACTTGCACCGGCGGGACTTGGAGAGAATCCTGCTCACCCTTGGGCTCCGGCTCAGTGCAGAGCAG GCCAAACAGCTGGTCAGCAGGGTGGTGACCCAGAACATCTGCCAGTACCGCAGCCTTCAGTACAGCCGCCAGGAGGGCACAGACGCCGGGCTTCCCGAGGAGGTGCTCTTCG GAAACCTGGACCTGCTACCTCCTTCGGGGAAAAACGCAAAACCAGGTGCTGCTCCCACGGAACACAAAGGCCTGGTGTCCCACAACGGCAGCCTCATCAACGTGGGGAACCTGTTGCAGCGTGCGGAGCAGCAGGACAGCGGACGGCTCTACCTGGAGAACAAGATTCACACACTGGAACTGAAGCTGG AGGAGAGCCATAATCGGTTCTCAGCCACGGAGGTGACGAACAAGACACTGGCGGCGGAGATGCAGGAGCTGCGCAGCCGGCTGGCCGAGGCGGAGGAGACGGCCCGGACGGCCGAGCGCCAGAAGAACCAGCTGCAACGGCTGCTCCAGGAGTTCCGGAGGCGCCTGACCCCCCTGCAGCTGGAAATGCAGCGGATGGTTGAGAAG GCTGACAGCTGGGTAGAGAAGGAGGAGCCGGCACCTAGCAACTGA